The DNA segment TTCCGGGCGATGACAAGCTGCGTCTTATGTCTGAATCGGCTCGTGGCGAAGGTGGACGAATTTGGACTTATAAAGAAGGAAAGCCTTGGTACTTCCTAGAGGAAAAATACCCAGCTTATGGGAACTTGGTACCTCGAGATATTGCTACCCGGGAAATATTCAACGTCTGCGTAGAGCAAAAGCTGGGTATTAACGGTGAGAATATGGTGTATCTCGACTTGTCTCACAAGGATCCTAGGGAGCTTGATATTAAGCTCGGCGGAATTATTGAGATTTATGAGAAATTTATGGGAGATGACCCTCGTAAAATTCCGATGAAAATATTCCCGGCAGTTCACTACTCGATGGGTGGCATGTGGGTTGATTACAATCAAATGACGAATATTCCGGGATTATTTGCTGCTGGTGAGTGCGAGTACCAATATCATGGAGCGAACCGGCTTGGTGCGAACTCACTCGTCTCGGCGATTTACGGCGGCATGGTAGCCGGACCGAAGGCGGTAGAGTATATCCGCGGGCTGAAGAAATCAACCGAGGATATCAGTTCTGCTGTATTCGAAAGAAATCGCAAAGCTGAAGAGAATAAGTTTGAAGGCTTGTTGGCGATGAATGGTACAGAGAATGCTTATGTCATTCATAAGGAGCTTGGCGAGTGGATGACCGATAATATGACGGTGGTACGTCATAACGATAAGCTTGAAGCCACTATCGGTAAAATTAAAGAACTGAAGCAGCGTTATCAAAATATTAATATCAACGATACGTCCCGCTGGAACAACTCCGGTGCGGCCTTTACTCGTCAGTTGTGGAATATGCTGGAGCTTGCCGAGGCGATGACGCTGGGTGCTCTGCTGCGCAATGAGAGCCGTGGGGCTCACTATAAGCCCAATTTTCCGGAGCGTAATGATGAGGAGTTCTTGAAAACGACGAAGGCAACATGGACACCGGACGGTCCACAAATTTCATATGAGGAAGTGGATGTGTCTTTGATTCCACCGCGGATTCGCGATTATTCGAAGGAAAAATAGGAGGGGAATGTCATGGCTATAGCGGAAACAGCGGCCAAGAAGGTAAAGTTTATTATTACGCGCCAAGACAAGCCGGAATCGGCTCCCTACACGGAAGAGTTCGAGTTGAACTACCGTCCGGGTATGAACGTCATTAGTGCCCTGATGGAAATTCAGCGCAACCCGGTAAATCTGAACGGTAAGGATACGGCGCCGGTATGTTGGGACTCCAACTGTCTGGAGGAAGTATGCGGTGCCTGCTCGATGGTAATTAACGGCAAGCCGCGGCAGGCTTGCGCTGCATTGATCGACAATTTGGAGCAGCCGATTCGTCTGGAACCGATGAAGACGTTCCCGGTCGTACGGGATCTCGTCATTGACCGCAGCCGTATGTTTAATGCACTGAAGCGCGTCAAAGCATGGATTCCGATCGATGGCACATACGATTTGGGTCCAGGCCCGCGCATGGCGGAGAAGAAGCGTCAATGGGCGTATGAGCTGTCCAAATGCATGACGTGCGGCGTATGCTTGGAGGCGTGCCCGAATGTGAATGAGAAGACCGATTTCATCGGACCAGCAGCAATCTCGCAGGTAAGGCTGTTCAATGCGCATCCAACGGGTGAAATGAACGCTGAAGAGCGACTGGATGCGCTGATGGGAGACGGTGGTATCGAGGGCTGCGGAAATTCGCAGAACTGCGTGCGTGCCTGCCCGAAAGGCATCCCGCTTACAACGTCCATCGCGGAGATGAATAAGGCAACGACAAAGCATATGTTTAAAAGCTGGCTAGGCGTGTAGCTCGCTTGATCAACCTGCGCAGTGTCTAACAGGATAAGCTAGGCTTCCAGATGGCGCAGTGTTTAACAGAATTAGAGAGGTCTGCTCTTCCCTTATGCCTGAGGAGGAAGCAGACTTCTTTTTTTTGGTTACGAGAACCGCTGGCTGTTCGTTGAGAACTGGAGACGATCGCATAAAATAATAAAATATTTACAGGAGAAATTAGCGATCTGGTCGAAATATTGTAAATTGGCATCTTCTCTAGCTTCTTCAACCAACCTGTTGGCAAACCATATTTCTGTGAAGCCCTTGGTTATTAATATGGACGAAGGTGCGCTTTATCGTTAATTATTTTCAAAAAAACGGCTTTGATTTGATAATGTCAAACTGGATTCGACCATATAAAATTAACTATTGCTTTTTCGAAGGGAATCACTATAATTAAATTCATACTTAACTTATAGGAATAATTTTGGTATATGAGGGGGAGCAATATGAAGAGGTCTTTTTTAGTAGTTATATTGGCAGGAATGCTTGTCGGTATATTGGGTGGATGTGCAGCGAACGACGGCAAGCAGGCTCAGAGCGATACAATTCGAATTGGTCTGGCGGCACCGATTTCCGGCACGCAGGCACAGTATGGACAGGCATTTAAAAATGGCGCCGAGCTCGCAGCGGCACAAATTAATGAGGCGGGCGGAATCGACGGCAAGCTGGTCGAGATTGTCGTTCAGGACGATAAGGGAGATTCTAACGAGGCTGTCAACGTAGCCAACAAATTCGTATCGGATAAGAGCATTCTCGCTGTAGTCGGTCATTTTAACAGCTCGGCTACATTGGCGACAGCACCTGTTTATAACAAAAATAAAATCGTAGAAATTTCACCATCTTCCAGTGCGCCTGGCGTTACGCATGCAGGAGAGTACACATTCCGGGTCATTACGACGGATGCGTTCCAGGCCGATTATTTGGCAGGCTGGTCTAAGGAACTCGGATACAGCAAGGTTGCACTGATTTATGAGCAATCCGACTTTGGGCTTGGTCTGCTGGATGTCTACCAAAAATCAGCTCCAGAATATGGTGTCGAGGTTGTAGCTGCAGAAGCTTATAACCCTGGTGACAAAGATTTTAGCACGATTCTGACGAAGATCAAAGAAAAACAGCCGGAGGCCATCTTTATCGGTGGATTCTACAATGAGGCAGCTTTGATTTCGCAGCAAGCGAAGAAGCTGAACCTGTCTGTTGACTTTATTGGTGTGGACAGCCTTTACTCGGAAGCCCTGCTTGAGCTGGGCGGAGAGTCTGTCGAAGGCTTTAAGATCATCGGCTTCTTCTTTCCAGGCGGCGACAATGAGGAAGCAACTAAATTTGCTGCAGATTACGAGGCGGCTTACAACAGCCAACCGGATACCTACGCTGCTTACTCCTATGTGGCGACTTCGGTTGTCATCGAAGCGATTAAAGAGAAAGGCGCCGATCGTGAGAGCATTAAGACGTATCTGGAAACCTTGAAGGATTACAAGGGAGCGACTGGCGTGCTAAGCTTCGACGAGAACGGTGACGTCGAGACGATTCCTTCGAAATTGACGGTTCAAGACGGCAAGTTTGAATTGTATAAATAATTGATTCCGGAGCAGGATTGAATTTCATTCCTGCTCCCTGGCTTTGAAAGGATGTTAGTATGCTCCTTCAACAATTAACCAACGGATTGACGATCGGGATGATATACGCCCTGATCGCGCTAGGCTATACGATGGTCTATGGCATATTGAAAATCGTGAATTTCGCGCACGGCGATATTTTTATGATGGGCAGTTTCTTGGGGCTCTTTTTCATGAAAGAGTTCGATCTGCCGTTATATCTAGCCTTTCTGTTATCTGCCGTTGTGACGTCCGGGATTGGAATTCTGATCGAGCGGTTGGCTTACCGTCCGCTGCGGCTGGCAGATCGGATCGTTCCCTTAATTAGTGCGTTAGGGGTATCCACATTTTTAATCAGTTTAGCTCAAAAATTATGGGGGACGGAAATGCGTCCGTTTCCGACGGCGTTTGGCAGCCGTACCTATACATTAGGAAGTATTACGTTTTCGGAAATTCAAATATTAATATTGATTTTGTCTTTTATCTTGATGCTGGGCTTACATCTGTTCGTCACGAAGACCAAGACCGGAACGGCGATGCGCGCCACATCAATGAGTCTGAACAACGCGGCTCTGATGGGTATCAATACGAACCGCATGATCAGCCTTGCCTTCGGCATTGGCTCTGCACTGGCGGCATGTGCTGGTATTATGGTCGGTATTTACTACAATGCGGTGTATCCAACGATGGGGTATATGGCAGGGATTAATGCGTTTACGGCTGCGGTACTCGGCGGAATCGGCAACATTCCCGGTGCGATGCTGGGCGGGATACTGCTCGGGCTGGTCGAGACGCTGGGCGGAGCCTATATTTCTACGCAGTATAAGAGCGTCATATCGTTTGCGATTCTGATCATCGTGCTGCTGATCCGACCGTCCGGCATACTCGGCAAAAAAGATATCAACAAGGTGTAGGTGATGAACTTGAGCTTAAGGAAAAAAACAGTCACATGGGCAATGGCGGCACTGTTAATCGTTTTGCCATTGGTGCTGCAGCAGGTGAATGATTACTGGATGCACATCGTGATCATGATCGGGATTTTTTCTATCCTGTCCATGAGTCTCAACGTCATTATCGGATACGCCGGGCAATTTGCGCTTGGACATGCTGCTTTTTATGGCATCGGCGCTTATTCCGCGGCCCTGCTTATGATACATTTCCAAATTTCGTTTTGGGTTGCGCTTCCTGCCGCCGCTATTATTGCAGGATTTTTCGGTTTTTTATTGGGAACCCCAGTCATACGTCTACGGGGGGATTATCTTGGAATCGTGACCCTTGGCTTCGGAGAAATCGTACGGCTCATCTTCGTTAATTGGGTGGATGTGACGCGCGGGCCTATGGGGCTGCCAGGGATTCCCGCTCCAACTTTATTTGGCTTCACCTTTAGCGGAAAAATGGAATTTTATTATTTGATTCTAGTGCTTGTACTGCTGACGTTTTTCGTCATTAACCGTATCGTGCATTCCGGCGTAGGCCTCAGTCTCTTGACCATTCGCGAGGATGAGACTTTGGCGCAATCGATCGGCATCCGTCCGAATAAATACAAGCTGCTCGCTTTTACGGTGGGAGCATTTTTTGCCGGTATCGCGGGGGCCTTCTGGGCAGCATATATTTCCTACGTCAGCCCGGATGCCTTCCGCTATTTGGATTCGGTCAATATTCTGGCGATGGTCATTCTGGGCGGATCGGCCAGTCTTCCCGGCTCGGTTCTCGGTGCGGTCATTCTCGTGGTGGCTCCTGAGCTGCTGCGGTATATGAGTGATTATAGAATGATGCTGCTGGGACTGGCGATTGTTCTGATGATGATCTTTAAGCCAACTGGATTCTGGGGAGAGAAGCACCGCAAGTATAATTTTTACGGCATGGCGCGGAAGGGTGAGGGCAAGTGATGGAGAAGGTACTGGAGCTGGATAAAGTATCAGTTAAATTCGGCGGACTGGTCGCCTTGAATAACGTCGACATGACGTTATGCCGTGGCGAGATATTATCGATTATCGGACCGAACGGAGCGGGGAAAACAACGCTGTTCAACCTGCTAACAGGCATCTATCAGCCTACCTCCGGTAAAATCATTTATAAGAATCGGGTCATCAATCGGTTGAAGCCGTTCAAGCGGGTGAGCTTGGGGATCGCCCGAACCTTTCAAAATACAAGGCTGCTGAAACAAATGACCGTGCTGGAAAACGTGCTTGTCGCTCATGCCGAGTGCAATGGGGAGACGCTGCTGCAATCGATTTTTGCTCGGGGATCGACGGAGAAACGGCGTGCAGCCATTGTGCAGGAATGCGTAGCGAAACTGGAGGTAGTAGGGCTGGCGGATAAGCTGGATATTCTCGCTGGAAGCCTGCCTTACGGGGAACAGCGGCTGCTGGAGATTGCCAGGGCGCTAGCCACCGGTTGCGAGATTTTGCTGTTGGATGAACCGGCGGCGGGAATGAATGCAACGGAAAAAGCCGAGCTCGTCAAAAAAATTCGCCAGTTGTCGAAGGAATTTAACATAGAGATCATTTTGATTGAGCACGACATCAGCATGATTATGGATATTTCCGACCGCATCGTTGTTTTGAACTACGGCGAGAAGATTGCCGAAGGCAGCGCGGAGCAGATTCAAAGCAACCCTGAAGTCATCAAAGCTTATTTGGGCGGGGAGGTCGAGGAAGCTTGACAAGCGACAACCAATCCATCTTAGAAATAAAAAATTTAAGCGTGAATTACGGAGTGATCTCGGCTGTAAAACAGATGAATCTCCATATTCAACCCGGGGAAATCGTGGCGCTGATCGGGACGAATGGCTCGGGGAAAACCTCGGCGCTGCGCAGTATTTCCGGCCTGAACAAGGAACTTCAAGGGCAAGTCTGGTTTGAGGGAAAAGAGATTACGAAGCTGGAGCCGCATCAGATCGTGAAGAGAGGCATCTCGCAGGTTCCTGAGGGCAGAGGCGTGTTTCCTGATTTGACGGTGCTCGAGAACCTGAAGTTAGGCGCCTATGTCCGGAAAGACAAGGCGGCCATTGCCACGGATATACAAAGCATGTTCGCATTGTTTCCGCGCCTGGAGGAGCGCAAGAAGCAGTTGGCCGGAACGATGAGCGGCGGGGAGCAGCAAATGCTAGCGATCGCTCGCGCTCTAATGGCCAGACCGAAGCTGCTGCTGCTCGATGAGCCTTCTATGGGTCTTGCTCCGCTGATCGTGAAGGAGATCTTCGCAGCAATTCGCCAGGTGAACGAGGAAGGCGTATCCGTGTTGCTGGTGGAACAGAACGCCACCATGGCGCTGGCTACAGCGCATCGCGGATATGTGATGGAGACAGGCAGCATTGTCGTAGAAGGCGAGGCTGCGGAGTTGAAGAATAATGACGTGGTCAAATCCGTTTATTTGGGGATCGGCTAATGGCAAGGAATAGAGAGAGGTTGTGCTTATGAACTTAAATCATCTAGAAATCTGGGTGCGACAGCGATCGTAGGAAGGAACATTTTGCGTACTTATACGTATTTGTCCGCATCTATTACGAAGAGTGCGAGCGATATCGAAGAGTGCGAGCTATATCGAAGAGTGCGGAGACTATATCGAAGAATGTGAGCTATGTCCAGGAATATGATCTATGTCGAAGTGTGCGAGCTATATCGAAGAATGTGGGCTATGTCCAAGTGTGCGAGCTATATCGAAGAATGTGGGCTATGTCCAAGAATATGATCTATGTTGAAGAGTGTGACCTATAGTATAGCAAGAGTGTAACTTATTTTAAGAATGCAACCTGCCTAAATGGATTTATAGTAGTTAGTTTTTGCGTAAAAGATGGGAAAGTAGATCTAAATGGATTTCATGTCGTTAGAAGTGGGGAAAAAGCCTAACTCGGGCTGGATTCTTGATTCTAGGAGCATAAAATCCATCTAGTTCCCTGAAACAATAGCTTAGAGCGTAACTAGATACATGAAATCCATTTAGAGTACGATGGCACAGTGTGTTACCGCTTCAGTGCAATAGTCTAGTGTATGATGGCTTAGTTCAATAGGCTAGTATGCAACAGCCTAATATGCAACAGCCTAGTGTATGACAACTGGGAATACAATAGCTTATATAAGATGAACTAAAGGATGTATTTGCCCCAGATTGATTTTAATAGCATTCCTTTGAATATTATTGTGCAATATACAGCCGCTTGTGCTGCAATGGGATATTGTTGAAGTTAGTACAGATAGATTATTAGAGGAGGCGTCTGAAAATGAGCCAAGAAAAACAGGATAAAATACAAGAGGATTCGCAGCAAAAGCTGAACCATGACGAAAGTCTGGAGCCGGTATCCCCTTATACGATCATGGCGAAATTGTTCGCCCATCTCTCCAAAGCAGTAGTGGACCGCTTTGGAGAAGAAGGGAAGGACGCAATCCGCGAAGGAGTGCGCACGTTTGGCGAGGAACGTGGGCGGGATATAGCTCGCCGTGCTGCGGCTGCCGGGCAGCCGAATGATATTCATAGCTATTTGCCGAACTACGATATGGGGCGCAGCGATCTGTTCGAATATGAGACAGAATACCATCCGGTTGAGATCGAGCAGAACTTTACAAGATGTGCATTTGGGGATCAATGGAAGAAGGATGGGATGGAGGAGTACGGAATACTCTACTGCGAGATGATTGATCCGGCGATTGCAAGAGGCTACAATCCGAATTTTGAAGTTGTGCATGACAAATACTTGCTTAAAGACGGGAATTGCCATTTCAGGTTCCAGATGAAACCATCGGAGAAGGAGCCTGGAGGTGAGGAGAATGGAGATCAATAAGGATCGCTTGTGGACGAGAGTGATGGAGCTCGGGGAAATCGGAAAGCAGACTAGCGGGGGAGTTACCCGCTTTTCTTTTACGCCTGATGAATCCCGTGCAAAGGATCTTGTTATCGCATATATGAAGGAGGCCGGGCTGGCTGTTCGGGAAGATGCAGTTGGTAATATCATCGGCCGTCGGGAAGGGACGAATCCCGCCGCCTCCGTAGTCCTCACAGGGTCCCATATCGATACGGTTCCCGACGGAGGAATGTTCGATGGAGCGCTCGGCGTGCTGTCGGCCATAGAAGCGCTGCAGCGAATGGATGAGCTGGGAATTCAGAACGTTCATCCAATCGAGGTCATCGCTTTTACGGACGAAGAGGGCTCCCGGTTCGGATTTGGGATGATCGGCAGCCGAGCTGTGGCCGGAACGCTGCGGCTGGAGGATTTGGAGCAGCGGGATGAACAGGCGGTTTCGATTGCCGATGCGATGCGGACTGCGGGTCTTGTGCCTGAACGTATAGGGGAAGCGGAGAAGCCGCCGCATGAAGTGAAGGCCTATATAGAGCTGCATATTGAGCAGGGGCGGGTACTGGAGAATTTAGATGAGCCTGTAGGCCTCGTGACAGGCATCGCCGGGCCCCTCTGGCAGCAGTTTACGTTGAGTGGACAGGCTGGTCACGCCGGGGCAACCCCGATGCATCTGCGAAGAGATCCGATGCAGGCAGCAGCGGAAATTATGAGCTATATTTATGCTGAAACGAGGAATTTCAGAAACGCAGTGGCTACGGTAGGGAAGCTTCGTGCTCTGCCTGGCGGAGTAAATGTCATCCCGGGGGAAGTTCAATTCTCGCTCGATTTGCGGGATATCGATGAAGCTGAACGGGACCGGCTGGAGGCGAGTATTCATGCCTACAGCAAGCAGGTCTGCGAGAAGCAGGGGATCGGATTGCAGATCGATCTGCTTCAAAGAGTAGCGCCAGCTCCCAGTTCCCCAGTGGTGCAGGAGGCGGTAGCCCAGGCTGGCAAACTCGCCGGATTGTCAGAGCTGCCACGATTAGTGAGCGGTGCCGGCCATGATGGAATGCAGTTTAGCTCCCATTGGCCGCTGGGCATGATTTTCGTGCGTTCCCGTGACGGCATCAGCCACAATCCGAAGGAATGGAGCTCTCCCGAGGACTGCGCGGCGGGAACAGAAGTGCTGTATCATACCTTGCTGGAGCTGGCGAAAGAAAGATAGATAGAGGATCATTCAGTATTAGGGAGCCGTCAGAATAGGAAGGTGCTAGCTTAAAAGGGGTAACAGACGGAGCCTCTGATATTAAGGTATATTCTGGAATATGCTAAGATAAACTTAAATAAGGGGCCGGTTGCGCCCGACCCCTCTGCACAACTTCCGCTATAAGAGCGGTTGGCTGGATGAGGTACAGAAATAGACCGTCACCCTATCACTAGCTGCACCCTAATTGTTAGACACACTTAAGGGTCTGTCAAGAATTTTGTGTAAACGAATGTAGAGGGTGATGCTTAGAGGGGGACTCCGCCCCCCTACCTCAAGTGCTGACCCACGCGATCAGGGAAGAAAACCGAAAACTGTAGCAGCATTTGTCCCCAGTTCTGAACACGGCCCGTCCATTTCCGTACAACGTCCATTGTGGATAAATACAGCATTTTAAGGAGAGCCTCGTCGCTCGGAAAGATGCTTTTGCCT comes from the Paenibacillus lentus genome and includes:
- a CDS encoding ABC transporter ATP-binding protein yields the protein MTSDNQSILEIKNLSVNYGVISAVKQMNLHIQPGEIVALIGTNGSGKTSALRSISGLNKELQGQVWFEGKEITKLEPHQIVKRGISQVPEGRGVFPDLTVLENLKLGAYVRKDKAAIATDIQSMFALFPRLEERKKQLAGTMSGGEQQMLAIARALMARPKLLLLDEPSMGLAPLIVKEIFAAIRQVNEEGVSVLLVEQNATMALATAHRGYVMETGSIVVEGEAAELKNNDVVKSVYLGIG
- the sdhB gene encoding succinate dehydrogenase iron-sulfur subunit; protein product: MAIAETAAKKVKFIITRQDKPESAPYTEEFELNYRPGMNVISALMEIQRNPVNLNGKDTAPVCWDSNCLEEVCGACSMVINGKPRQACAALIDNLEQPIRLEPMKTFPVVRDLVIDRSRMFNALKRVKAWIPIDGTYDLGPGPRMAEKKRQWAYELSKCMTCGVCLEACPNVNEKTDFIGPAAISQVRLFNAHPTGEMNAEERLDALMGDGGIEGCGNSQNCVRACPKGIPLTTSIAEMNKATTKHMFKSWLGV
- a CDS encoding Zn-dependent hydrolase, whose translation is MEINKDRLWTRVMELGEIGKQTSGGVTRFSFTPDESRAKDLVIAYMKEAGLAVREDAVGNIIGRREGTNPAASVVLTGSHIDTVPDGGMFDGALGVLSAIEALQRMDELGIQNVHPIEVIAFTDEEGSRFGFGMIGSRAVAGTLRLEDLEQRDEQAVSIADAMRTAGLVPERIGEAEKPPHEVKAYIELHIEQGRVLENLDEPVGLVTGIAGPLWQQFTLSGQAGHAGATPMHLRRDPMQAAAEIMSYIYAETRNFRNAVATVGKLRALPGGVNVIPGEVQFSLDLRDIDEAERDRLEASIHAYSKQVCEKQGIGLQIDLLQRVAPAPSSPVVQEAVAQAGKLAGLSELPRLVSGAGHDGMQFSSHWPLGMIFVRSRDGISHNPKEWSSPEDCAAGTEVLYHTLLELAKER
- a CDS encoding ABC transporter substrate-binding protein, which translates into the protein MKRSFLVVILAGMLVGILGGCAANDGKQAQSDTIRIGLAAPISGTQAQYGQAFKNGAELAAAQINEAGGIDGKLVEIVVQDDKGDSNEAVNVANKFVSDKSILAVVGHFNSSATLATAPVYNKNKIVEISPSSSAPGVTHAGEYTFRVITTDAFQADYLAGWSKELGYSKVALIYEQSDFGLGLLDVYQKSAPEYGVEVVAAEAYNPGDKDFSTILTKIKEKQPEAIFIGGFYNEAALISQQAKKLNLSVDFIGVDSLYSEALLELGGESVEGFKIIGFFFPGGDNEEATKFAADYEAAYNSQPDTYAAYSYVATSVVIEAIKEKGADRESIKTYLETLKDYKGATGVLSFDENGDVETIPSKLTVQDGKFELYK
- a CDS encoding branched-chain amino acid ABC transporter permease, which codes for MNLSLRKKTVTWAMAALLIVLPLVLQQVNDYWMHIVIMIGIFSILSMSLNVIIGYAGQFALGHAAFYGIGAYSAALLMIHFQISFWVALPAAAIIAGFFGFLLGTPVIRLRGDYLGIVTLGFGEIVRLIFVNWVDVTRGPMGLPGIPAPTLFGFTFSGKMEFYYLILVLVLLTFFVINRIVHSGVGLSLLTIREDETLAQSIGIRPNKYKLLAFTVGAFFAGIAGAFWAAYISYVSPDAFRYLDSVNILAMVILGGSASLPGSVLGAVILVVAPELLRYMSDYRMMLLGLAIVLMMIFKPTGFWGEKHRKYNFYGMARKGEGK
- a CDS encoding branched-chain amino acid ABC transporter permease produces the protein MLLQQLTNGLTIGMIYALIALGYTMVYGILKIVNFAHGDIFMMGSFLGLFFMKEFDLPLYLAFLLSAVVTSGIGILIERLAYRPLRLADRIVPLISALGVSTFLISLAQKLWGTEMRPFPTAFGSRTYTLGSITFSEIQILILILSFILMLGLHLFVTKTKTGTAMRATSMSLNNAALMGINTNRMISLAFGIGSALAACAGIMVGIYYNAVYPTMGYMAGINAFTAAVLGGIGNIPGAMLGGILLGLVETLGGAYISTQYKSVISFAILIIVLLIRPSGILGKKDINKV
- the sdhA gene encoding succinate dehydrogenase flavoprotein subunit, whose translation is MAKQSIIVVGGGLAGLMATIKAAEAGIQVHLFSLVPVKRSHSVCAQGGINGAVNTKGEGDSPWEHFDDTVYGGDFLANQPPVKAMCEAAPGIIHLMDRMGVMFNRTPEGLLDFRRFGGTKHHRTAFAGATTGQQLLYALDEQVRRYEAAGLVAKYENWEFLSAVLDDEGICRGIVAQDLRSMETVTFASDAVILATGGPGIIFGKTTNSVINTGTAASAVYQQGVHYANGEFIQIHPTAIPGDDKLRLMSESARGEGGRIWTYKEGKPWYFLEEKYPAYGNLVPRDIATREIFNVCVEQKLGINGENMVYLDLSHKDPRELDIKLGGIIEIYEKFMGDDPRKIPMKIFPAVHYSMGGMWVDYNQMTNIPGLFAAGECEYQYHGANRLGANSLVSAIYGGMVAGPKAVEYIRGLKKSTEDISSAVFERNRKAEENKFEGLLAMNGTENAYVIHKELGEWMTDNMTVVRHNDKLEATIGKIKELKQRYQNININDTSRWNNSGAAFTRQLWNMLELAEAMTLGALLRNESRGAHYKPNFPERNDEEFLKTTKATWTPDGPQISYEEVDVSLIPPRIRDYSKEK
- a CDS encoding ABC transporter ATP-binding protein, which gives rise to MEKVLELDKVSVKFGGLVALNNVDMTLCRGEILSIIGPNGAGKTTLFNLLTGIYQPTSGKIIYKNRVINRLKPFKRVSLGIARTFQNTRLLKQMTVLENVLVAHAECNGETLLQSIFARGSTEKRRAAIVQECVAKLEVVGLADKLDILAGSLPYGEQRLLEIARALATGCEILLLDEPAAGMNATEKAELVKKIRQLSKEFNIEIILIEHDISMIMDISDRIVVLNYGEKIAEGSAEQIQSNPEVIKAYLGGEVEEA
- a CDS encoding L-2-amino-thiazoline-4-carboxylic acid hydrolase produces the protein MSQEKQDKIQEDSQQKLNHDESLEPVSPYTIMAKLFAHLSKAVVDRFGEEGKDAIREGVRTFGEERGRDIARRAAAAGQPNDIHSYLPNYDMGRSDLFEYETEYHPVEIEQNFTRCAFGDQWKKDGMEEYGILYCEMIDPAIARGYNPNFEVVHDKYLLKDGNCHFRFQMKPSEKEPGGEENGDQ